The Mucilaginibacter mallensis genome has a segment encoding these proteins:
- a CDS encoding TonB-dependent receptor: protein MIKFYATLLLVLLFSGALFAQKNTDSLKKDSTRQLNQVTVRGYLSEQKVLAVPASVSVLTPAQLKLQPDNSLVSAMNTVPGVRMEERSPGSYRLSIRGSLLRSPFGIRDVKIYFDEIPLTDAGGNTYLNAIDVNSVQGIEILKGPDGSLFGANSGGVVLISPVNRYADSSFISAAVDGGSYSLLHESFAFQDHNANNQLNINQAYETYGGYRQNSSMYRNYFQAVDRWKISTADNLKILAFYSDLFYKTPGGLTLSQMEADPRSARLPTKTIPGAIEQKIAIGTKMLMGGLVNEAHITDNIRNVLSVYGSYVNFYNPFITNYEQRYEGTFGMRTYFELTGQQHPNYSWKANVGLEWQQTNSDINNYGNNMGTRDTAQTLDKINTNQHFFFARYSADFYKRLHVEAAMSLNFYDYKFRNVYPNDEPDFTNRPFTAQLMPRLALSYQITNNFAWRASVSRGYSTPTTAEIRPTDNVINTSLQAEYGWNYETGFRLRNDDESMFLDASVFLYKLQNAIILHINPNETETYLNSGGTNQPGFELYFTDWLIRQNDDSFIRGLQLNESVTLDKFTFSTTHNQLTGVPQQVLISSLQVRFPQSLYFFIQHNYTSRLPLNDGNTVFAPHYNLLEAKIGWQHLFSHKTKFEIYGGVDNILNENYSLGDDLNAVGNRYYNPAPPRNYYVGIKVTI from the coding sequence GTGATCAAATTTTACGCTACCCTATTACTTGTTCTACTGTTCAGCGGCGCTTTATTCGCCCAAAAAAACACTGATTCGTTAAAGAAAGACAGCACCCGGCAATTAAACCAGGTTACGGTAAGAGGCTATCTATCCGAACAGAAAGTGCTTGCTGTGCCAGCATCGGTTAGTGTGCTCACCCCGGCACAGTTAAAATTACAACCCGATAATTCCTTAGTATCTGCCATGAACACCGTACCCGGTGTGCGTATGGAGGAGCGCTCGCCAGGCAGTTACCGCTTGTCTATCCGTGGTAGTTTATTGCGATCGCCATTTGGGATCCGCGATGTGAAGATCTATTTTGATGAGATACCTTTAACTGATGCAGGCGGTAATACCTATCTCAACGCTATTGATGTAAACAGCGTGCAAGGCATCGAGATATTAAAAGGACCTGATGGCAGTTTGTTTGGCGCAAATTCGGGCGGAGTAGTATTGATAAGCCCGGTAAACCGTTATGCTGATAGCAGTTTTATATCCGCAGCGGTTGATGGCGGCTCCTATTCGTTATTGCATGAAAGCTTCGCCTTTCAGGATCATAATGCCAATAACCAGCTGAATATAAACCAGGCTTATGAAACTTATGGGGGTTACCGTCAAAACAGCAGCATGTACCGCAATTATTTCCAGGCGGTTGACAGGTGGAAGATCAGCACTGCTGATAATCTTAAAATACTGGCCTTTTACTCCGATCTCTTTTATAAAACGCCCGGCGGCTTAACCCTAAGCCAGATGGAGGCCGACCCGCGCAGCGCCAGACTGCCGACTAAAACCATACCCGGCGCTATTGAGCAAAAAATCGCTATCGGCACAAAAATGCTGATGGGTGGTTTGGTGAACGAGGCGCATATAACAGATAATATCAGGAATGTACTATCGGTTTACGGTAGTTATGTTAATTTTTATAACCCGTTCATCACCAATTATGAACAGCGTTACGAGGGTACTTTCGGTATGCGTACCTATTTTGAATTGACCGGGCAACAACACCCAAACTATAGCTGGAAAGCCAATGTAGGTTTGGAATGGCAGCAAACCAACTCGGATATTAACAACTACGGCAATAACATGGGCACGCGCGACACTGCCCAAACCCTGGATAAGATAAATACCAACCAGCATTTCTTTTTCGCCCGTTACAGCGCTGATTTTTATAAGCGCCTGCACGTGGAAGCAGCCATGAGCCTCAATTTTTACGATTATAAATTCAGGAACGTATACCCGAATGATGAACCCGATTTTACCAATCGCCCATTTACGGCTCAACTAATGCCAAGGCTTGCCCTATCCTACCAGATCACCAATAACTTTGCGTGGCGTGCGTCGGTAAGTCGTGGTTATTCAACGCCAACTACTGCCGAAATCCGCCCTACAGATAATGTGATTAACACCAGTTTACAGGCTGAATATGGCTGGAACTATGAAACTGGTTTCCGCTTGCGTAATGATGATGAAAGTATGTTTTTAGATGCTTCGGTGTTTTTATATAAACTGCAAAATGCCATTATCCTGCACATCAACCCGAATGAAACGGAAACTTACCTGAACTCGGGCGGTACTAACCAACCTGGTTTTGAACTGTATTTTACCGACTGGCTCATCAGGCAAAATGACGACAGCTTTATACGTGGTCTGCAGCTTAACGAGTCGGTAACGCTGGATAAGTTTACTTTCAGCACCACGCATAACCAGCTTACCGGTGTGCCGCAACAGGTTTTGATCAGCAGTTTGCAGGTTAGATTCCCACAATCATTATATTTTTTCATTCAGCACAATTATACCTCGCGGCTGCCGCTTAATGATGGCAATACCGTTTTTGCGCCGCATTATAATTTACTGGAAGCGAAGATTGGCTGGCAGCATTTGTTCAGTCATAAAACGAAATTCGAGATTTATGGTGGGGTTGATAATATCCTGAATGAAAACTATAGTTTAGGCGATGACCTTAACGCCGTTGGCAACCGCTATTATAACCCCGCGCCACCGCGTAATTATTATGTGGGGATTAAGGTGACGATTTGA
- a CDS encoding family 20 glycosylhydrolase, whose translation MRRLFVLIFAVAFCIKATAQAPVPTFDAHKLNISWQAVQNNYQNKAESLNALVITNTGKTTLPASGWKLHFNSARGIASATVSGNAVITKLNGDLFTITPTATFTALKPGASATIQFVSDELVINFTDAPEGIYLVWDAQPEKGYATGDFTVLPFKPNYPGLVTPAIIYNQNQKIQDVPEQQLTKIFPTPASYKETTGTFNLTADVQFTTDGKFSKEILGFEADLQTLFGKKLASKSVANIISLKYKDGLGDEGYELSVQPTAIIISATNAAGAFYGIQSLKTLIPAAAYAHAQKIVEIPCVEVKDQPRFPYRALLLDVARNFQTKEQVLKLLDVMALYKLNVFHFHLSDDEGWRIELPTLPELTQIGSQRGHTLDSKIFLPASHGSGPETGRLAGSGFYTRADYIEILKYATARHITVMPEIETPGHARASIKAMDARYRRLMAEGKQAEAVKYLLRDLNDKSEYNSVQYWNDNVIDVSLPSTYTFFETVINDIAGIYKEAGAPLNTIHFGGDEVPAHVWEQSPAYLTLKASHPEISGTGDLWYYFYGRINQLLKDKGLTLAGWEEMGLRKTMLDGKAAYVPNPDFTPYHLQTEVWNNSIGSGQEDLAYKLANAGYKVVLSSVTNLYFDMAHYKSFDEPGYYWGAFVDIDKPFSFIPYDYFKNTSVDRDGLPINKSIFIGKQRLTDYGKTNIAGLQGCLWGENIKTPERMEYMIFPSVLGLAERAWAQDPQWATEPDTTKSSAMYQQAWANFLNVLGKRELPRLTYLNGGYSYRIPKPGVMMRGGEYKANMQFPGFTIRYTTDGKDPDTKSKVYNDAVIVTGNNVKFRAFDNKGRGGNVSE comes from the coding sequence ATGCGCCGCTTATTTGTCCTGATTTTTGCTGTTGCTTTTTGCATTAAAGCCACAGCCCAAGCTCCTGTTCCAACTTTTGATGCCCATAAGCTGAACATCAGCTGGCAAGCAGTACAAAACAATTACCAAAACAAAGCCGAATCATTAAACGCTTTGGTTATTACCAATACCGGCAAAACAACATTGCCGGCATCGGGTTGGAAATTGCATTTTAACTCGGCGCGTGGTATTGCCTCTGCCACGGTTAGCGGCAATGCGGTTATCACCAAATTAAACGGCGACTTATTCACCATCACCCCAACTGCAACTTTTACCGCTTTAAAGCCCGGCGCATCGGCAACCATTCAGTTTGTGAGCGATGAACTGGTCATCAATTTTACCGATGCACCCGAAGGCATTTATCTCGTATGGGATGCACAACCCGAAAAAGGCTATGCCACCGGTGATTTTACGGTATTACCCTTTAAACCTAACTATCCAGGACTGGTTACCCCGGCTATCATCTATAATCAGAACCAAAAAATACAAGATGTACCCGAGCAGCAGCTAACAAAAATATTCCCTACGCCGGCAAGTTATAAGGAAACTACCGGCACTTTCAACCTTACGGCTGACGTTCAGTTTACTACCGATGGTAAGTTTTCCAAAGAAATACTGGGCTTTGAAGCCGACCTGCAAACCCTCTTCGGCAAAAAGCTGGCGAGCAAATCAGTAGCAAATATCATCAGCCTAAAATATAAAGACGGCTTGGGTGATGAGGGATACGAGCTTAGCGTACAACCAACCGCCATTATTATAAGCGCTACCAATGCGGCTGGCGCTTTTTATGGCATACAATCGTTAAAAACATTAATACCGGCAGCGGCTTATGCCCATGCGCAAAAGATAGTAGAAATACCATGTGTTGAAGTAAAGGACCAGCCGCGTTTCCCATATCGTGCTTTATTGCTTGATGTTGCCCGTAACTTTCAAACCAAGGAGCAGGTGTTGAAATTGCTTGATGTGATGGCGCTGTACAAGCTGAATGTGTTCCACTTCCATTTATCGGATGATGAAGGCTGGCGTATTGAGCTGCCAACTTTGCCTGAATTAACTCAAATCGGCTCGCAGCGCGGCCATACTTTGGATAGCAAAATTTTTTTACCTGCATCGCATGGTTCAGGTCCGGAAACAGGCAGATTAGCAGGCAGTGGTTTTTACACTCGTGCTGATTATATCGAGATCTTAAAATATGCTACTGCCCGCCATATTACGGTAATGCCTGAGATTGAGACGCCGGGCCATGCCCGTGCATCCATCAAAGCTATGGATGCCCGTTACCGCCGTTTAATGGCCGAAGGTAAACAGGCCGAAGCGGTAAAATATTTGCTGCGTGACCTGAATGATAAATCAGAGTACAACTCAGTTCAGTACTGGAATGATAACGTGATCGATGTATCGCTGCCGTCAACCTATACTTTTTTCGAAACGGTGATCAATGATATTGCAGGCATTTACAAAGAAGCCGGAGCGCCATTAAACACCATACATTTTGGTGGTGATGAAGTGCCCGCACATGTTTGGGAACAGTCGCCTGCTTATTTAACTTTGAAGGCTAGTCACCCTGAAATAAGCGGCACCGGCGACCTGTGGTATTACTTTTATGGCCGTATTAACCAACTGTTAAAAGACAAAGGTTTAACCCTTGCGGGATGGGAAGAAATGGGCCTGCGCAAAACCATGCTTGATGGCAAGGCTGCTTACGTACCAAACCCCGATTTCACCCCATACCACCTGCAAACCGAAGTATGGAACAATTCCATAGGCAGCGGTCAGGAAGATCTGGCCTATAAACTGGCAAATGCTGGTTACAAAGTGGTGCTTTCATCAGTAACCAACCTGTATTTTGATATGGCCCACTACAAATCATTTGATGAGCCGGGCTATTACTGGGGCGCTTTTGTTGATATTGATAAACCATTCTCGTTTATTCCTTATGATTACTTTAAAAACACTTCGGTTGATCGTGATGGTCTGCCAATAAACAAAAGCATTTTCATCGGCAAACAACGCCTTACCGATTATGGTAAAACCAATATTGCCGGCCTGCAAGGCTGTTTATGGGGCGAAAACATTAAAACCCCAGAGCGCATGGAGTATATGATTTTCCCATCAGTACTGGGCCTGGCCGAGCGTGCCTGGGCACAGGACCCGCAATGGGCAACTGAACCGGATACTACTAAAAGCAGCGCCATGTACCAACAGGCGTGGGCAAACTTTTTAAACGTATTGGGCAAACGCGAGCTGCCCCGTTTAACTTATTTAAATGGCGGATACAGCTATCGCATACCAAAACCGGGTGTTATGATGCGTGGCGGCGAATACAAGGCGAACATGCAGTTCCCGGGCTTTACTATCCGCTATACAACTGATGGAAAAGACCCTGACACCAAAAGCAAAGTTTATAACGATGCTGTTATAGTGACCGGAAACAACGTAAAATTCCGTGCTTTTGACAATAAAGGCCGCGGAGGGAACGTTTCGGAATAA
- a CDS encoding LysE family transporter, whose amino-acid sequence MIFLTFFIGLIANFVGYIPPGNINLTLVQITVNRGLKQAVQFIIAFSCVEFFFTYFIMHAAKWLSGEVRLDVIIDWVMMVLFTVMGVITWAHRNKPPQKTYSERDSIKYGILLGFLNPMQIPFWMITGTYLITHEWIEDGKLALVIFSIGSAAGAFICLFLYAKFAKYIQSKFALSTRVINTAIAVLFFAFAAYHVVKQVYLHFFKH is encoded by the coding sequence ATGATATTCCTTACCTTTTTCATCGGGCTTATAGCCAATTTTGTTGGTTATATACCTCCGGGAAATATTAACCTGACCCTTGTGCAGATAACCGTTAACCGGGGATTAAAGCAGGCGGTGCAATTTATAATTGCCTTTTCATGCGTAGAGTTCTTTTTTACCTACTTTATTATGCATGCGGCCAAGTGGCTATCGGGCGAGGTAAGGCTCGATGTTATTATTGACTGGGTAATGATGGTTTTATTTACTGTAATGGGCGTAATAACCTGGGCACACCGTAATAAACCGCCTCAAAAAACATATTCAGAACGCGATAGTATAAAATACGGCATCCTATTAGGGTTTTTAAACCCGATGCAGATTCCTTTTTGGATGATTACCGGTACCTATCTAATTACCCACGAGTGGATTGAAGATGGCAAGCTTGCTTTGGTTATTTTTAGTATCGGCTCGGCGGCGGGAGCATTTATATGCCTGTTTCTGTATGCAAAATTTGCCAAATACATACAAAGTAAGTTCGCGCTCAGCACCCGTGTTATTAATACGGCCATTGCGGTTTTATTCTTTGCTTTTGCTGCTTACCACGTGGTGAAACAGGTTTATCTGCATTTTTTCAAGCACTAG
- a CDS encoding cobalamin-binding protein, translating into MPVDKIVSLLPAATEIVCALGLEDKLVGRSHECDYPESIKHLPICSEANFPDDLSSAAIDVRVKEILADALSVYTVKREVIKELMPDVVITQAQCEVCAVSLNDVEEALDNYLNKQAHMVSLQPNTFQDIFTDIRTVAVALNVETAGNTLIEDLEERVDIIRHKLKYVESRPTVACIEWLEPLMVSGNWIPELVSIAGGSSILAEAGKHSPFVKWEDIQHQDPEIIVVMPCGFSIERTIREIDLLLNLPGFAAMKAVKNNRFYIADGNQYFNRPGPRIVDSVEILAEIIHPKLFNFGYEGNGWIKFSF; encoded by the coding sequence ATGCCTGTAGATAAAATTGTTTCATTACTCCCTGCCGCTACCGAAATAGTTTGCGCGCTTGGCCTCGAAGATAAGCTGGTGGGCCGTTCGCATGAATGTGATTACCCGGAGAGCATTAAACATTTACCGATATGCTCCGAAGCTAATTTCCCTGATGATTTGAGCAGTGCTGCTATTGATGTTCGGGTAAAAGAGATACTGGCTGATGCATTATCAGTTTATACTGTTAAGCGCGAAGTGATCAAAGAGCTTATGCCCGATGTAGTGATCACCCAGGCACAATGCGAGGTTTGCGCGGTATCCTTAAATGATGTGGAAGAAGCGCTGGATAATTATTTAAATAAACAGGCACATATGGTATCCCTTCAGCCCAATACTTTTCAGGATATATTTACGGATATAAGAACGGTGGCTGTCGCTTTAAATGTAGAAACAGCCGGTAATACTTTGATTGAAGACCTGGAGGAGCGCGTTGATATCATCCGCCATAAATTAAAATATGTGGAAAGCAGACCAACGGTTGCCTGTATTGAATGGCTGGAACCGCTCATGGTATCGGGCAACTGGATACCCGAATTGGTGAGCATAGCCGGAGGCAGCAGTATTTTGGCCGAGGCAGGCAAGCATTCACCATTTGTAAAATGGGAGGATATTCAGCATCAGGATCCGGAAATTATTGTAGTAATGCCTTGCGGTTTTTCTATTGAGCGTACCATAAGGGAGATAGACCTGCTGCTTAACCTGCCGGGGTTTGCAGCCATGAAAGCTGTTAAAAACAATCGCTTTTATATTGCCGATGGCAACCAGTACTTTAACCGCCCCGGCCCGCGGATAGTTGATTCTGTAGAGATCTTAGCAGAGATCATTCATCCCAAACTTTTTAACTTTGGCTATGAGGGTAATGGCTGGATAAAATTTTCTTTTTAA
- a CDS encoding bifunctional riboflavin kinase/FAD synthetase: MKIYHHIDEFKAVENAVVTIGTFDGVHLGHRKIIARIKELADEIGGETVILTFFPHPRMILHPEDESIKLINTINEKAALLEQLGVDHLIITPFSRDFSNQTAEGYIRDVLVNKIGTKKIVIGYDHRFGKDRQGGLDDLLKLGPVYGFEVVEIPEQDINDVAVSSTRIRNALSEGKIELANTFLGYPFYITGKVVRGDQIGRQIGYPTANIVIEERYKLIPSDGIFAAKINIQGKLYKGMAYIGSRPTINGITRNIEINIFDFNQEIYNEQVTLHFYNYVRDDVKFTGLDELKVQLAQDKVDVLELLSGQ, encoded by the coding sequence ATGAAGATCTATCATCACATTGATGAATTTAAAGCTGTAGAAAATGCCGTAGTTACTATCGGCACGTTTGACGGCGTACACCTTGGGCACCGCAAAATTATAGCGCGGATAAAGGAACTGGCTGACGAAATTGGCGGCGAAACGGTAATCCTTACTTTTTTCCCGCATCCGCGGATGATATTACATCCGGAGGATGAAAGCATAAAGCTTATCAATACCATAAATGAGAAAGCTGCATTGCTGGAGCAATTGGGCGTTGACCATTTAATTATCACCCCATTTTCGAGGGATTTCTCTAACCAAACAGCAGAGGGATATATCCGCGATGTGCTGGTGAACAAGATCGGCACCAAAAAAATTGTGATCGGTTACGACCATCGCTTTGGTAAGGACAGGCAGGGCGGACTGGATGACCTGCTAAAACTGGGTCCTGTTTATGGCTTTGAGGTTGTTGAAATTCCCGAACAGGATATTAACGATGTTGCCGTAAGCTCAACCCGTATCCGCAATGCGTTATCAGAGGGCAAAATAGAACTGGCCAATACCTTTTTAGGCTATCCGTTCTATATCACCGGCAAAGTAGTACGCGGTGATCAGATTGGCAGGCAAATTGGCTATCCGACAGCCAATATTGTGATTGAGGAACGCTACAAGCTCATCCCATCCGATGGGATATTCGCCGCTAAGATCAACATACAAGGCAAGCTATACAAAGGCATGGCTTATATCGGCAGCCGACCTACCATAAATGGTATTACCCGTAACATCGAGATAAATATTTTTGATTTTAACCAGGAAATCTATAACGAACAGGTTACGCTGCATTTCTACAACTATGTTCGCGACGACGTGAAGTTTACCGGACTTGATGAACTGAAAGTACAGCTGGCACAGGATAAAGTGGATGTCCTTGAATTATTAAGTGGGCAGTGA
- a CDS encoding gliding motility-associated C-terminal domain-containing protein — MRPIIFAILFPFILIAATLQVRAQQPTSCDGSLGDPVINQTFGSGSNPGAPLPAGVTNMTYTTSNCPEDGYYTIVNSINLNQNCHTTWQSVTSDHTGNPNGYMMVVNASAQPSVFFTQSAPTLCPGTTYQFSAYILNLITLAASGPGVSEPNITFSVLAPDGTVLATKSTGTIDATQDPVWNQESLYFTTPDNVSSVTVAMTNNAPGGNGNDLILDDITFRACGPVIDAGFGSVTGPAAQPLCQGANATLTLDAKVGGNTNPNYQWQSYHTNGGWVDTAGQTAPSLNVVFQNAVPGSYQYRVGITNGTSTLASCRTYSAPLIVNVSTNPVIGGVPLTQSICEGDTLSILATGGVTYQWSGPNLSPISENPLVINGITLADAGKYTVTAYNQYSCPSTASTQITVNPKPVATISGITTICAGKSTQLVAQGGVAYQWSPAGSLNDPTVPNPIATPTDTTTYTVKVYNQAKCYATETATVNVLKTPVANAGPNKIIVEGQSVKLNGSAQNGDVFYWTPNSYISGSNTLDPIVTPNQDATYTLHVTSTSNCGIDSSKVFVRVYQHVEIPNTFSPNNDGINDLWNIAALSTYPESLLQVFNRYGTQVFQSIGYSKPWDGKYNGRVLPAGTYYYVIDLKNNTPKISGWVVIVR; from the coding sequence ATGCGCCCAATAATTTTTGCTATTCTATTCCCATTCATATTAATTGCTGCTACTTTACAAGTCCGGGCACAGCAACCAACCAGCTGCGACGGCAGTTTAGGCGACCCGGTTATCAATCAAACCTTTGGTTCGGGCTCAAACCCCGGCGCTCCGTTACCGGCAGGTGTTACCAATATGACCTACACCACCAGTAACTGCCCGGAGGATGGTTATTATACCATTGTTAACAGTATTAACCTCAATCAAAATTGTCATACTACCTGGCAAAGTGTAACATCAGACCATACCGGGAACCCTAACGGTTATATGATGGTCGTTAATGCATCGGCCCAGCCAAGCGTTTTTTTTACACAAAGCGCACCAACGTTGTGCCCCGGCACTACCTATCAGTTTTCTGCCTATATACTTAATCTCATAACACTTGCTGCCAGTGGCCCAGGGGTTAGTGAGCCTAATATTACTTTTTCTGTACTAGCTCCTGACGGAACAGTGCTGGCAACGAAATCAACAGGTACAATTGACGCAACACAGGACCCTGTTTGGAACCAGGAAAGTTTATATTTTACTACACCCGATAATGTTTCGTCGGTAACAGTTGCAATGACAAATAATGCACCCGGGGGCAATGGCAACGATTTAATTTTGGATGACATTACCTTCAGGGCTTGCGGCCCGGTAATTGATGCTGGGTTTGGTTCTGTTACGGGACCAGCAGCCCAACCGCTATGCCAGGGCGCCAATGCTACTCTTACTTTAGATGCCAAGGTTGGAGGCAATACTAATCCCAACTATCAATGGCAATCCTACCATACCAATGGTGGGTGGGTTGATACAGCCGGACAAACCGCCCCATCACTTAATGTCGTTTTTCAGAATGCGGTGCCGGGTTCGTATCAATACAGGGTGGGTATAACCAACGGAACCAGCACATTAGCCAGTTGCCGCACCTATTCGGCGCCGTTAATTGTTAATGTCTCAACAAACCCGGTAATAGGGGGCGTTCCGCTAACTCAATCAATATGCGAGGGCGACACTTTAAGCATCTTAGCTACAGGCGGGGTAACTTATCAGTGGTCGGGGCCTAACTTATCGCCAATTAGTGAAAATCCCTTAGTTATTAATGGAATTACGTTGGCGGATGCCGGTAAATATACAGTAACCGCATACAATCAATATTCTTGCCCTAGTACTGCATCAACGCAAATTACAGTAAATCCAAAGCCTGTTGCTACGATCAGCGGCATTACAACAATATGTGCAGGCAAAAGCACCCAGCTTGTTGCTCAGGGCGGGGTAGCATACCAATGGTCGCCGGCTGGTAGTTTGAATGATCCTACAGTGCCCAACCCAATCGCCACCCCTACGGATACGACTACTTACACCGTTAAGGTTTATAATCAAGCTAAATGTTACGCTACCGAAACAGCTACTGTAAACGTGTTAAAAACACCGGTGGCCAATGCCGGGCCCAACAAGATCATAGTTGAGGGGCAATCGGTTAAACTTAATGGCAGCGCTCAAAATGGCGATGTTTTTTACTGGACGCCTAATTCTTATATATCGGGTTCTAACACATTAGACCCCATTGTTACCCCAAATCAGGATGCTACCTATACACTGCACGTTACATCAACAAGCAATTGCGGTATTGATAGCAGCAAGGTATTTGTAAGAGTATATCAACATGTGGAAATACCCAATACATTTTCTCCTAATAACGACGGCATTAATGATCTTTGGAATATCGCCGCTTTAAGCACCTATCCTGAAAGCCTATTACAGGTTTTTAACCGTTATGGCACACAAGTATTCCAAAGCATTGGCTATAGTAAACCATGGGATGGTAAATATAACGGCCGGGTACTACCCGCCGGCACCTACTATTATGTTATCGACCTGAAAAACAATACACCCAAAATATCAGGCTGGGTAGTAATAGTGCGGTGA
- a CDS encoding porin family protein produces MKFLYYLLVLILIAPIFSNAQGTYKHGYIVGLTGDTVKGYIEYKKWEKNPDTINFRKDLHDSPVQTFTVFTAREFAIKGSDTYRRYIINISQDHVDKAKLKTGIDTNFIAQNVFLQILTTGNNVTLFSYTDSIKTRYYVSESMYEEPRELAYRVYYQGKTLGGIQTDTTYRNQFRYLALKYKPIVDTAKAKAAAAAALAAAAAANQVAVTKQIKRKSKTTYRVKALSKSAIAKVKNQRIAAERDSVANADTLATMITKSKYVKIDLVKIAKAINGDTKEKFDTIRHWWFAGLAINDNVLGLNGPAKFPNSSSIFPKISLGYNVFLNKKTERMVFRAELSLSANKYNFPDTKDTSGAVNSLSKIRQYTFSVAPQLIYNIYNEIEFKAYINVGISANLSAYNKYTFTHTSSDTTIVKDKYPKLSSFWFNVPIKAGVVIDNHYEFYLGYAFPATLTSGSPGYTGKLKQYELGFNYFFGFN; encoded by the coding sequence ATGAAATTTTTATACTATTTATTAGTTTTAATTCTTATTGCTCCAATTTTTTCAAACGCCCAGGGAACTTATAAACACGGCTACATAGTAGGCTTAACCGGTGACACCGTAAAAGGCTATATTGAATATAAAAAATGGGAGAAAAACCCGGATACGATAAATTTTAGAAAAGATCTTCATGATAGCCCGGTTCAAACCTTTACGGTTTTTACCGCAAGGGAATTTGCGATAAAAGGGAGTGACACCTACAGGCGCTACATCATAAACATTAGCCAGGATCATGTTGATAAGGCAAAGTTAAAAACTGGAATAGACACCAATTTTATAGCTCAAAATGTATTTTTACAGATACTTACCACCGGCAACAATGTTACGCTCTTTAGTTATACTGATAGCATAAAAACCCGGTATTATGTTTCGGAAAGTATGTATGAGGAACCGCGTGAACTTGCCTACAGGGTTTATTATCAGGGTAAAACCCTCGGCGGTATACAAACCGATACAACCTACCGCAACCAGTTCAGGTACCTGGCACTAAAATATAAGCCAATTGTTGATACGGCAAAAGCTAAAGCGGCAGCCGCCGCTGCTTTAGCGGCAGCCGCCGCGGCTAATCAGGTAGCTGTTACCAAACAGATAAAGCGAAAATCAAAAACGACATACAGGGTAAAGGCGCTTAGTAAAAGCGCTATAGCCAAGGTTAAAAACCAGCGGATAGCCGCGGAAAGAGACTCTGTCGCCAATGCAGATACGCTGGCCACCATGATCACCAAATCAAAATATGTGAAGATCGACCTGGTAAAAATAGCAAAGGCAATTAATGGCGATACCAAGGAAAAATTTGATACCATACGGCATTGGTGGTTTGCCGGATTGGCTATTAATGATAATGTGCTGGGATTAAATGGCCCGGCTAAATTCCCTAACAGCAGCTCAATTTTTCCAAAGATATCATTAGGTTACAATGTGTTCTTAAACAAAAAAACGGAACGGATGGTGTTTCGAGCGGAGCTGTCACTCTCGGCAAATAAGTACAACTTTCCTGATACGAAGGATACGTCGGGAGCTGTTAATAGTTTAAGCAAGATCAGGCAATATACGTTTTCTGTAGCGCCACAATTGATTTATAATATATATAATGAAATAGAGTTTAAGGCCTATATTAACGTTGGTATATCTGCAAACCTATCCGCCTATAATAAATACACCTTTACCCACACTTCATCTGATACAACAATTGTAAAAGATAAATACCCTAAGTTATCGTCATTCTGGTTTAATGTACCCATAAAAGCAGGCGTGGTAATTGATAACCATTACGAATTTTATCTGGGTTATGCCTTTCCTGCTACTTTAACTAGCGGCAGCCCGGGCTATACAGGTAAGCTTAAACAGTATGAGTTAGGCTTTAATTACTTCTTCGGGTTTAACTGA